The Thermus oshimai DSM 12092 nucleotide sequence TACGAGGCCCAGGGGGGTAGCCGGGAAGACCTGGACCTGGGGGGCTACCGGGCGCGGGTCTACCGGGCGCTCTCCAAGGGGTAGGCCACGGGCTTCCCTTCCCGGAAGTAGTGGGCTTCCCGGTAGCCGGCCTGGAGGAGGAGGCGCTGGGCCTCGAGGAAGGCGTGGCCCACCTCCAGGGGGTCGTGGGCGTCCGAGCCCAGGACCACCCCGATGCCCAGCTCCCGGGCCCTCCCGAGGAGGGCCGGGGCGGGGTAGACCTCCCCCACGGGCTTCCTCAGGCCCGCGGTGTTCACGTCCAGGAAAAGCCCGGCCTCGGCCATGGCCTTGAGGGCGGGTTCCGCCAGCTCCAAAAGGGCCTCCTCGGGTAGGCGGTGGCCGAACTTCTTGGGCAGGTCCAGGTGGCCGATGGCGTGGAAGAGGCCGCTTTTTGCCGCCCGGGCCACCTCCTGGAAGTAGGCCCGGTAGATCTCCTTAAGGTCCCGCCAGCCGTACTCCTCCTGGTGGTCGGGGTGGTCCAGGGGCCAGGCCCCCAGGTAGTGCACGCTCCCGATGACGTAGTCAAAGGGGTAGCTCCCCAGGACGTGGCGCACGAAGGCCTCTGTCCCGGGGTGGAAGTCCGCCTCGAGGCCGATGCCCACGTAGAGGTCCGGGTTCCGCTCCCGCACCCGTTCCAGGGCCAGGAGGTAGAAGGGAAGCTCCGCAAGGCCCATGCGGCTTCCCGGGTCGTACCAGGAGGGCATGGGGCTGTGGTCGGTAAAGACCAGCCCTTCTAGCCCCTTTTTCCGGGCCTGGAAGAGGTACTCCTCCGGCGCACCCTCCGCGTGGCCGCAGAGGGGGGTGTGGACGTGGCTATCCACCATGCTCCCACTCTACCCGCACCAGCAGGCCCCGGTGGGCGAAGGCCACCACCTTTTCCCCCAGGGCCTGGAGGAGCTCCAGGGAAAGGAAGGGGTCTTCCTCCACCTCCCCCGCTTCCTGGACCAGATAAGGGGTAAAGGGGGGAAGGAGCTCAGGGTACCGGTCCAACACGGCCTCCACCTGAAAAGCCTCCGCCCAGAGGCGCTTCAGGGTGAAGAGGGCCTCCTGAGGGGTGGCGGCCAAAAGCCCCTCCCTACCCAGGGCCCGCACCACGAAAGGCCCCCGCCCCTTAAGGGCTTCCAGAAAGGCCTCCGCCCGCTCGGGCAGGAGGTAGCTTTCCCGGATGGCCCTCTTGGCCTCCTCCGCCGCCCAGAGGAGCCGTTCCTCGTCCACCCGCACCCCAAAGACCCCCGAAAAAAGCCGCGCGATCCGCTCGGGAAGGTTGTTCAGCCGGTAGAACTCCTCCTCCAGGGCCACCGCCCAGGTGGGGGCCAGGGGGAAGCCTAGGGCCTTGGCCCGTTGCAGAAGGGCCAGCTCCCCTAGGCTGGGGGCCCTTTCCAGGGGGGTTATTCCAGGGTCCGCCATAGGTACCAGGCCAGATGGCTGCGGTAGGGCCGGAAGGCCTCCCCCAAGGCCCTTAGGTCCCGGCCCTGCTCCCCAAAGAGGCGAAGCGCGGCCCGCGAGAGGCCCAGGTCGCCCACGGGCCAGACGTCGGGCCGTCTCAGGCCGAACATGAGGAACATCTCCGCGGTCCAGGGCCCCACCCCCCGGACCTGGAGGAGCCGGGCCTTCACCCCCTCGTCGTCCAAAGCCTCGAGGCCCACGAGAAGCCCCTCCAGGGCCTTCTCGGACAGGTGGCGCAGGGCCTGGGCCTTGGCCTGGGAGAGCCCCGCCCCCCGCAGGGCCTGAAGGGGCAGGGCGAGGAGGGCCTCAGGGCTAGGCTCCACCCGGCCCCAGAGCCGTCCCAGGATGGTCTTTGCGGCTTTGGTGGAAAGCTGCTGGCTCACGATGCTTTCCACCAGCACCCTAAAGGGGTCCTCCCGGGGGGCGGGGTTGGGGGCGAAGGGCGCCGGGCCGAAGCGCCGGTGGAACGCGCGGAGGAGGGGGTGCTCAAACAAACCGTACCCCTTCCGCCCGGGTGATCTTCCCCTGGTAGAGGAAGGCCACCTGGCGCAGGGCGGCCTGGAGATCAAAGGGGGTGAGGGCGCTGGTGGCGTCCTCGGGGAGGACCACCTCGTACCAGCGCAGCGCCGCGGAGCCCGCGGTGTGCAGGACGCAGATGTTGGCCACGGTCCCCGTGACCACCACCCGCTTCACCCCCCAGAGGTGCAGGTAGTGGTCCAGGGGGGTGCCGTAGAAGGCGTCGTAGCGCACCTTTTGGATGATGAGGTCCCCCGGCGCCGGGCGGAGCTCCTCCAGGATCTCCGCCCCCCAGGTCCCGGCCACCGCGTGCCGGGGCCAGATCCTGAACTCGGGGTCGTCCTCCCGGTGCCAGTCCTGGGTGTAGACCACCCTGACCCCCTTGGCCCGGGCCTTCTCCAGGAGGTGGCGGATGGCGGGGACGCTTTTCGGGGCCTCGGGCACGAAGAGGGCCCCTTGAGGGTGGGCGAAGTCGTTTTGCATGTCCACCACGATGAGGGCGGTTTCCTGTGCGGGAAGCTCCAGGGCCTCCACCTTGGGGATTTCCGGCACTTCCACCATGCCCTCATTCTGCCACCCTTGACCGGGGGTGGGGGAGGGGCTACACTTTGGCGCATGAAAATACGGGACCTTCTCCGCCAGGGTCCCAGGCCCCTCTTTTCCTTTGAGTTCTTCCCCCCCAAGACGGAGGCGGGGGAGGAGGCCCTCTTCCGCACCATCGCCGAGCTCAAGGCCTTCCGCCCGGCCTTCGTCTCCATCACCTACGGGGCCATGGGGAGCACCCGCGCCCTAAGCGTGGCCTGGGCCCGGCGCCTTCTGGAGATGGGCCTCAACGCCTTAGCCCACCTCACCGTGGCCGGGCAGAGCCGGAAAGAGGTGGGGGAGGTGCTGGAAGGCTTGGTGGGGGCGGGGGTGGAGAACGTCCTGGCCCTCCGGGGGGACCCGCCCCAGGGGCAAAGGGTCTTCGTCCCCCACCCCGAGGGCTTCCGCTACGCCTCGGAGCTCGTGGCCTTCCTCCGGGCCCGCTACGGGGAGGCCCTTTCGGTGGGGGGGGCGGCCTACCCCGAGGGCCATCCGGAAAGCCCGAGCCTCGAGGCCGACCTCCGCCACTTCAAGGCCAAGGTGGAGGCGGGGCTGGACTTCGCCATCACCCAGCTCTTCTTCAACAACGCCCACTACTTTGGCTTTTTGGAAAGGGCCAGGCGCCTGGGCATCGGGATCCCCATCCTGCCCGGGATCATGCCCATCACCAACTACCAGCAGCTCCGCCGCTTCACCGAGGTCTGCGGGGCCAGCATCCCGGGGCCCCTCCTTTCCCAGCTGGAGCGCCACCAGGACGACCCCAAGGCCATCCTGGAGATCGGGGTGGAGCACGCCACCCGCCAGGTGGCCGAGCTCCTGGAGGCGGGGGTGGAGGGCGTGCACTTCTATACCCTGAACAAGAGCCCCGCCACCCGCATGGTCCTGGAGCGGCTGGGCTTTAGACCGGAACCTCCTCCCCAAAGGACGCCAGGCTCACCGCCTGCCCCCTAAGGGCGAGGCGCTGCCCCAGGGCCAAAAGCTTTTCCTCTTCCCCGTGGACCAGGACCACCCGCTTCTGGCCGGAAAGCCAGTCTAAAAGTTCGTCCTGGCCCGCGTGCCCCGAGAAGCCGCCCAGGGTGTGGACCTCCGCCCTTAAGGGCACGGACTCCCCCAGGAGGGTGACCCGCTCTGGGCGGGCGATGATCTCCGCCCCCAGGCCCCCCCGGGGCTGGTAGCCCACGAAGACCAGGGCGTTTTTGGGGTCCCTGAGGCCCTGCTTCAGGTGGTGGAGGATCCGCCCCCCGTGGAGCATGCCGCTTCCCGCCAGGACCACCATGGGCCCGGGGCTTCGGGTCAGGGCCTTGGAGGCCTCCACGCCCTCCACCACCTCCAGGCCCCGGGGCCGAAAGGGGTTCTTCCCCTTGAGGAAGTGGGCCTGGACCTCCTCGCTGAAGTAGGGGACCAGCCGGGGGTAGAGCTCCAGCACCCGGCCCGCCATGGGGGAGTCCAGGTAGATGGGGGCCTTGGGCAGGAGGTGGCCGTTTTGGTAAAGGAGGTAGAGGATCTCCTGGGCCCTTTCCACGGCGAAGGTGGGGATGAAGACCTTTCCCCCCCGGCCCAGGACCCGCCCCAGGATCTCCAGAAACTCCGCCACCGTGGCGGCGAAGGGGCGGTGGGGCCGGTCGCCGTAGGTGCCCTCCGAGACCACCAGATCGGCTTTGGGGGGGAAGGAGGGGTCGGGGAGGACGGTCTTTTCCCGGTTGCCCAGGTCCCCGCTGTAGACCAGGGTCCGCCCCTCCCCTTCGGCCACCACGAAGGCGCTTCCCGGAAGGTGCCCCGCCTGGCCGAAGGAGAGGCTGAGGTCCCCCATCCGGAGCCACTCCCCGTACTCCAGGGGCCTTAGGTGGGCGTAGAGGGCCTCGAGGTCCTTCTCCTCAAAGAAAGGCTCCTCCATCACCCTTAAGGCGTCCTCCAGGACGATGCGCATGAGGAGGAGGGTGCCCCGGGTGGCGTAGACCGGCCCCCGGTAGCCCTCCCGAAAGAGGCGGGGGAGCCGGCCCACGTGGTCCAGGTGGGCGTGGGTGAGGAGCACCGCGTCCAGGCTCCTCGGGTCAAAGCCCAGGGGCCCCCGGTTCCGCTCCTCCTTCTGCTGGAACATCCCGCAGTCCAGGAGGACCCGCCTCCCTTCCGCAAGGAGGAGGTGGCAGCTTCCCGTGACCTCCCGGGCGGCTCCAAAAGGTACGATGCGCACGCCCTTATCTTGACACTAAGGGGCCAGTGTGTTAGCCTATACCCTCGGACAGGGTCCCATCCCCGGTCCCGCCACCCTAGCTCAATCGGCAGAGCACCCGACTTGTAATCGGGGGGTTGGGGGTTCAACTCCCCTGGGTGGCTCCAAAAGGGCGCGTGGGCAGGTGCCCGAGCGGCCAAAGGGGACGGTCTGTAAAACCGTTGGCGCAAGCCTACGCTGGTTCGAATCCAGCCCTGCCCACCAAAAGGTGTGCCCGGCACACCGCCATGCGGGAGTAGCTCAGTTGGTAGAGCATCGGCTTCCCAAGCCGAGGGTCGCGGGTTCGAGTCCCGTCTCCCGCTCCACGAGCTCGCGTAGCTCAGCAGGTAGAGCACACCCTTGGTAAGGGTGAGGTCGCCGGTTCGAGCCCGGCCGCGAGCTCCATTTTTTTGACTGCCCTGGTGCCCCCAGGGCAGCTTTGGCGTGCAAGAAAGAAGGAGGACAGCGATGGCCAAGGGCGAGTTTATCCGCACGAAGCCTCACGTGAACGTGGGGACGATTGGGCACGTGGACCACGGGAAGACGACGTTGACGGCGGCGCTGACGTTTGTGGCGGCGGCGGAGAACCCGAACGTGGAGGTGAAGGACTACGGGGAGATTGACAAGGCCCCGGAGGAGCGTGCGCGGGGGATTACGATCAACACGGCGCACGTGGAGTACGAGACGGCGAAGCGGCACTATTCGCACGTGGACTGCCCGGGTCACGCGGACTACATCAAGAACATGATCACGGGTGCGGCGCAGATGGACGGGGCGATTTTGGTGGTGTCGGCGGCGGACGGTCCGATGCCGCAGACGCGGGAGCACATTCTGTTG carries:
- a CDS encoding histidinol-phosphatase HisJ family protein, producing MVDSHVHTPLCGHAEGAPEEYLFQARKKGLEGLVFTDHSPMPSWYDPGSRMGLAELPFYLLALERVRERNPDLYVGIGLEADFHPGTEAFVRHVLGSYPFDYVIGSVHYLGAWPLDHPDHQEEYGWRDLKEIYRAYFQEVARAAKSGLFHAIGHLDLPKKFGHRLPEEALLELAEPALKAMAEAGLFLDVNTAGLRKPVGEVYPAPALLGRARELGIGVVLGSDAHDPLEVGHAFLEAQRLLLQAGYREAHYFREGKPVAYPLESAR
- a CDS encoding MBL fold metallo-hydrolase gives rise to the protein MRIVPFGAAREVTGSCHLLLAEGRRVLLDCGMFQQKEERNRGPLGFDPRSLDAVLLTHAHLDHVGRLPRLFREGYRGPVYATRGTLLLMRIVLEDALRVMEEPFFEEKDLEALYAHLRPLEYGEWLRMGDLSLSFGQAGHLPGSAFVVAEGEGRTLVYSGDLGNREKTVLPDPSFPPKADLVVSEGTYGDRPHRPFAATVAEFLEILGRVLGRGGKVFIPTFAVERAQEILYLLYQNGHLLPKAPIYLDSPMAGRVLELYPRLVPYFSEEVQAHFLKGKNPFRPRGLEVVEGVEASKALTRSPGPMVVLAGSGMLHGGRILHHLKQGLRDPKNALVFVGYQPRGGLGAEIIARPERVTLLGESVPLRAEVHTLGGFSGHAGQDELLDWLSGQKRVVLVHGEEEKLLALGQRLALRGQAVSLASFGEEVPV
- a CDS encoding nicotinamidase; its protein translation is MVEVPEIPKVEALELPAQETALIVVDMQNDFAHPQGALFVPEAPKSVPAIRHLLEKARAKGVRVVYTQDWHREDDPEFRIWPRHAVAGTWGAEILEELRPAPGDLIIQKVRYDAFYGTPLDHYLHLWGVKRVVVTGTVANICVLHTAGSAALRWYEVVLPEDATSALTPFDLQAALRQVAFLYQGKITRAEGVRFV
- a CDS encoding DNA-3-methyladenine glycosylase family protein, with the protein product MFEHPLLRAFHRRFGPAPFAPNPAPREDPFRVLVESIVSQQLSTKAAKTILGRLWGRVEPSPEALLALPLQALRGAGLSQAKAQALRHLSEKALEGLLVGLEALDDEGVKARLLQVRGVGPWTAEMFLMFGLRRPDVWPVGDLGLSRAALRLFGEQGRDLRALGEAFRPYRSHLAWYLWRTLE
- the metF gene encoding methylenetetrahydrofolate reductase [NAD(P)H], giving the protein MKIRDLLRQGPRPLFSFEFFPPKTEAGEEALFRTIAELKAFRPAFVSITYGAMGSTRALSVAWARRLLEMGLNALAHLTVAGQSRKEVGEVLEGLVGAGVENVLALRGDPPQGQRVFVPHPEGFRYASELVAFLRARYGEALSVGGAAYPEGHPESPSLEADLRHFKAKVEAGLDFAITQLFFNNAHYFGFLERARRLGIGIPILPGIMPITNYQQLRRFTEVCGASIPGPLLSQLERHQDDPKAILEIGVEHATRQVAELLEAGVEGVHFYTLNKSPATRMVLERLGFRPEPPPQRTPGSPPAP